Sequence from the Kineosporia succinea genome:
GCCGCGTCCGACGCGGTGCTGATCCTGGCCGGTGTGCTCGGGGTGGGGGCGCTGGTGCAGAGTGCGCCGGTCGCACTGACGGTGGTGCGGGTGCTGGGCGCGGCGTTCCTGCTGACGTACGGGCTGATGGCCGCGCGGCGGGCGCTGCGGCCGGGCGGTGAGGTGCTGGCGGCGCGGGAACTGGCGCCGGGGGCCGGGGTCCGCGGCGTGGTGCTGACGATGCTGGCGCTGACCTGGCTCAACCCGCACGTCTACCTCGACACCGTGGTCATGCTCGGCTCGATCGCGAACGGGCAGGACGAGGGGCGCGCCTGGTGGGTGACCGGGGCCGTGCTGGCGAGCGTGCTGTGGTTCAGCGCCCTGGGTTTCGGGGCGCGGATGCTGCGGCCGGTGTTCGCCCGGCCGGTGGCGTGGCGGGTGCTGGACGGGGTGATCGCGGTGGTGATGGGGCTGCTCGGTCTCCGCCTGGCCCTCGGTGGGTGAGGGCGTGGTGACCGGTGCCGTCGGTGGCGGCGAGTCCCCGGCCGGTCACCTCGTTCACCGGTGGTGCCGGAGGCCGCTGTGGTACGGCGCGTCGTCCAGGCGGGGCGGTGCGCGTGAGACCC
This genomic interval carries:
- a CDS encoding LysE/ArgO family amino acid transporter, which encodes MLGLLTGLSLIIAIGAQNAYLLRLGIAERARVVLPAVVVCAASDAVLILAGVLGVGALVQSAPVALTVVRVLGAAFLLTYGLMAARRALRPGGEVLAARELAPGAGVRGVVLTMLALTWLNPHVYLDTVVMLGSIANGQDEGRAWWVTGAVLASVLWFSALGFGARMLRPVFARPVAWRVLDGVIAVVMGLLGLRLALGG